One window from the genome of Lentibacillus daqui encodes:
- a CDS encoding pentapeptide repeat-containing protein: MIDQIKAHVHSIFMPYQNVKSAKELEEELSQNLKEKYDDYKQQGYSDKEAYRLTIDSIGEVSELVESINLKHNELEQAVQMNFSCQRLRDSDFRSVSVHDGKFNASELKGSDFSHSDLTNSTFKGSDLYQCIFEDVNLTGTLFKGANLKGATFKHCIYNGTHFKNSNLEGLVFDGETFHQTIFEGSTLKKASFRNAILTSVQFRQSDVRKTDFSGARMDKLTYNFLHGAKVDLSNVTII; this comes from the coding sequence ATGATTGACCAAATAAAAGCGCATGTGCACAGCATTTTTATGCCCTATCAAAATGTAAAATCTGCCAAAGAACTGGAAGAAGAACTGTCGCAAAATCTCAAAGAAAAATATGATGATTACAAACAACAAGGATACAGTGATAAAGAAGCATACAGGTTAACCATCGACTCCATTGGTGAGGTATCGGAGTTGGTAGAATCCATTAATCTAAAACATAATGAATTAGAGCAAGCCGTACAGATGAATTTTTCCTGCCAACGTCTCCGGGATTCAGATTTCCGTTCGGTTTCGGTTCATGATGGTAAATTTAATGCCAGTGAGTTAAAGGGATCCGATTTCAGCCATTCTGACCTGACCAACAGTACGTTTAAAGGCAGTGATTTATACCAATGCATTTTTGAAGATGTCAATTTAACCGGAACGCTATTTAAAGGCGCGAATTTGAAAGGGGCAACTTTCAAACATTGTATATATAATGGCACACACTTTAAAAATAGCAATTTGGAGGGATTAGTCTTTGATGGGGAAACCTTTCATCAAACGATATTTGAAGGATCCACGTTAAAGAAGGCATCATTTCGTAATGCAATATTGACAAGCGTTCAATTTCGCCAGTCAGATGTAAGGAAAACCGATTTTTCCGGGGCCAGGATGGATAAGTTAACCTACAACTTTTTACATGGAGCCAAGGTAGACTTAAGTAACGTTACGATTATATAA
- a CDS encoding PadR family transcriptional regulator, which yields MVQSKLSSDLLRGHADTMILKLLLNGDKYGYEISKLIRANSGEQYELKEATMYSSLKRLEKEGNIRSYWGDATQGGRRKYYTITLSGKETYKQNKQNWEQAKKILERLL from the coding sequence GTGGTTCAGTCAAAGCTATCCTCCGATCTGCTGCGCGGACACGCTGATACGATGATCTTAAAACTTTTGTTAAATGGAGATAAATATGGATACGAAATTAGTAAATTAATCCGGGCGAATTCAGGGGAACAATACGAATTAAAGGAAGCGACCATGTACTCCAGTTTGAAACGGCTTGAAAAAGAAGGCAACATCCGCTCCTATTGGGGGGACGCGACTCAAGGCGGACGAAGAAAATATTATACGATCACATTAAGCGGGAAAGAAACCTATAAACAAAATAAACAAAACTGGGAACAGGCAAAGAAGATTCTGGAACGCTTGTTATGA
- a CDS encoding nitrate/nitrite transporter encodes MNRPNLQLSLQSVSLIVGFMVWVLISSLMPIINEDIHLTAGQMSLVTAIPVILGSVLRVPIGFYTNRFGARTIFMISFVILLFPVFYMSIAKSFTDLIISGLFLGVGGATFSIGVTSLPKYYPKEKHGLVNGIYAVGNAGTAISTFFAPMLAKSYGWENTVRFYLVLLLAFIVINFIIGDRKEKKVKVSMMAQIKSVYRNQTLWFLSFFYFITFGAFVAFTVYLPNFLASHFSLDPVDAGIRTAGFIVLATLLRPLGGWLADKFNPYVILMIIFLGTSISGVILSFSPTIGLYTFGTLSVAVFVGIGNGTVFKLVPLHFSKQAGIVNGIVSAMGGLGGFFPPIVLTTVFNLTGHYAIGFMALSEFALVSFVIVIYMYYQDRLSIEGRIIEGAAEGIMVTNKHGVIRNVNPAFTRITGFKEEEVRGKTPSVLKSGKHDETFYQDMWEIMREKGYWEGEIWNKRKNGEIYPEWLTISQLNNSKGQPQYYVGMMSDISEVKK; translated from the coding sequence ATGAATCGGCCAAATCTACAACTCTCGCTGCAATCCGTCAGTTTGATCGTTGGGTTTATGGTATGGGTGCTGATTTCCTCGTTGATGCCAATTATTAACGAAGACATTCATTTAACAGCCGGGCAAATGTCGCTTGTTACGGCGATTCCGGTTATTCTTGGATCTGTGTTAAGGGTTCCGATCGGATTTTATACAAATCGCTTTGGTGCCCGGACAATTTTTATGATTAGTTTTGTTATCCTTTTGTTTCCTGTGTTTTATATGAGTATTGCCAAGTCGTTTACCGATTTAATTATTAGTGGACTTTTCCTTGGGGTTGGTGGAGCCACGTTTTCTATCGGAGTAACCTCACTGCCAAAATATTATCCAAAAGAAAAACATGGATTAGTAAACGGGATTTATGCGGTAGGGAACGCAGGAACAGCAATCAGCACATTTTTTGCGCCGATGCTGGCAAAATCGTATGGCTGGGAAAATACGGTTCGCTTTTATCTTGTTTTGTTACTTGCATTTATTGTCATTAATTTTATCATTGGCGATCGCAAGGAGAAAAAAGTCAAGGTTTCCATGATGGCGCAAATCAAAAGTGTTTACCGCAATCAAACACTATGGTTTTTAAGTTTTTTCTATTTTATCACGTTCGGTGCTTTTGTTGCCTTTACCGTCTATTTGCCTAACTTTTTGGCATCACACTTTTCACTGGATCCGGTTGATGCCGGGATTCGAACAGCCGGCTTTATTGTATTGGCGACATTGTTGCGTCCATTAGGTGGCTGGCTTGCCGATAAATTTAATCCGTATGTGATTTTGATGATTATCTTTTTGGGAACCAGTATATCAGGTGTTATCTTATCCTTTTCACCAACGATTGGCCTTTATACGTTTGGAACGTTATCGGTTGCTGTTTTTGTCGGGATTGGAAATGGTACCGTGTTTAAGCTTGTCCCACTGCATTTTTCCAAACAAGCCGGGATCGTCAACGGAATTGTGTCGGCAATGGGCGGACTAGGGGGATTTTTTCCGCCAATTGTACTCACAACGGTCTTCAATTTAACCGGACACTATGCAATTGGTTTTATGGCATTGTCAGAATTTGCACTGGTCAGTTTTGTGATTGTCATTTATATGTATTATCAAGATCGCTTGAGTATTGAGGGACGAATTATTGAAGGAGCCGCGGAAGGCATCATGGTCACCAACAAACATGGTGTTATCCGAAACGTTAACCCTGCGTTTACGCGTATAACTGGATTTAAGGAAGAAGAAGTGAGAGGGAAAACGCCGAGTGTACTTAAATCGGGCAAGCATGATGAAACTTTTTATCAAGACATGTGGGAGATCATGCGGGAAAAAGGTTATTGGGAAGGAGAAATCTGGAATAAGCGGAAAAACGGTGAGATCTATCCCGAATGGTTGACCATAAGCCAGTTAAATAACAGCAAAGGACAGCCGCAGTATTATGTCGGGATGATGAGTGATATATCTGAAGTGAAAAAGTAA